In one Chitinophaga sancti genomic region, the following are encoded:
- a CDS encoding family 43 glycosylhydrolase, with protein sequence MKHILTCILLILGSALHAQIHPGAPWPDNNGNHIQAHGGGIIKIKDTYYWYGEERRQGLDTALRYVSCYASKDLMHWTFKGDVLKLSDPEQLGHHWVLERPKVYYNKKSRKYVMYFHLDSRDYKFARVGIAVSNQPDGNYTYVKSFRPLGFESRDIGQFIDDDGTAYIVFEDRPNGFHIAKLSDDYMTVEKDMSLVKAPMEGGAIVHYKGLYYSIGSRLTGWDPNPNKYATAPTLEGPWTAFKDIAPPEKRTYGSQSTMLLKVDTTIIFMGDIWKPKEQWNSAYLWMPLQIGDGKLFLPEPAPWTIDVKTGAWKKLDE encoded by the coding sequence ATGAAACACATTCTTACCTGTATCCTGCTGATACTTGGATCTGCCCTGCATGCGCAGATCCATCCCGGCGCTCCCTGGCCTGATAACAATGGCAATCATATCCAGGCACACGGTGGCGGCATTATCAAAATCAAAGATACCTACTACTGGTATGGTGAAGAAAGACGCCAGGGATTGGACACTGCTTTACGCTATGTAAGTTGTTATGCCAGCAAAGACCTGATGCACTGGACATTCAAAGGGGATGTGTTGAAATTATCTGATCCTGAACAGCTTGGACATCACTGGGTATTGGAAAGACCTAAAGTATACTACAATAAGAAATCCAGGAAGTACGTGATGTACTTCCACCTCGATAGCCGTGACTATAAATTCGCCCGTGTAGGGATTGCCGTGAGCAATCAACCAGATGGCAATTACACTTATGTAAAAAGCTTCCGGCCGCTGGGATTTGAAAGCCGTGATATCGGGCAGTTCATTGATGATGATGGCACAGCCTATATCGTGTTTGAAGACAGGCCCAATGGCTTCCACATTGCGAAGTTGTCAGACGACTATATGACAGTAGAGAAGGATATGAGCCTGGTGAAAGCACCGATGGAAGGTGGCGCGATTGTGCATTACAAAGGATTATATTATTCAATTGGTTCCCGCCTGACAGGTTGGGATCCGAATCCCAATAAATATGCTACGGCTCCTACATTGGAAGGACCCTGGACAGCGTTCAAGGATATAGCACCCCCGGAAAAAAGGACCTATGGTTCACAATCTACGATGCTCTTAAAAGTAGATACTACTATTATTTTCATGGGCGATATCTGGAAACCAAAGGAGCAATGGAATTCTGCCTACCTGTGGATGCCTTTGCAGATAGGTGATGGAAAACTCTTCCTGCCTGAGCCTGCGCCCTGGACAATAGACGTAAAAACAGGGGCCTGG